GCATCTAAATTGAAATAACTGTGTTGAGTTAAACTAATAGGGCAAGCTTTGTCGGTCGTGGCGAGCATTTCAACGTATAAGTTACTGCCCACTAAACGGTAATCTAACTGTACTTTACAGTTACCGGGAAAGCCCATGTCACCATCTGGGCTTAATAGGGTTAAGCGCACGCCATCATTTGTTGTACCTAATTGCCATTGTTTACGATGGAAGCCTTCAACGCCCCCATGTAAGCAGTTACTGGCTTGATTGACGCTAAGTTGATATTCAACACCGTCATGGCTGATTTTACCGTTAGCAATACGATTCGCATAACGCCCTGCAATTGCACCAAGGTAAGCGGGTTGTTCAAGATAATCGGCGACGCTATCGCAGCCCAACACAATGTTGACTCGCTCACCCTTTGCATTCGGTACCCATAATGAGCGGATAATGCCGCCTAAACTTAACACCTCAATTGCAATAGTACCATTGTCGATACGCACACGTTCAACTTCACCACCACGAGGATCTTGCCAAGGTTCAAGCACACTAAAACGTACCATTAGGGCCTCTCTGTCAAAAGTATTGGAATGATTAACTGTAAAATAAGCGGCCTGTTTAATATCAGGCCAAGTTTAGGGTTAAGGTTACTTAGTAATTCTGCTTGCCCCGCCACTGGCATGGCATAAATGGATGGTCGCCTCTAATCCTGTTTTAGCTTTATATTGCTGTTCAACAAGGTTAATTACAGCATCATTTAAATCATGATCAATTAATGCCACGACACAACCATCACTCATGCGCACACCACCACGCTCACCCACGAGTTGGTGGATCATGTCTACCAAAATATCCACTTCAGCGGGGATCACATCGAAGTCTTCTCGAAGTGATTGGTGAGATTGCGCCATAAGCTGACTGAAACGAGGAATGTTATTTTCTTGTAAGGCACGGGCTGCTTTGCTGGCGCGGATATTTTCAGTGACCACATGGCGACCGCGTCTAAGCTGCACATCAGATAAAATATTGCGGTATTGATCGATATAACTTAATGAAATGTCTTGCAATGAATCTAGCCCAAGTAACTCGGCCATAGCGGCGCATTCTTGTTTACGTTGTTCAAATTGATCAATAAAGGCTTTGCGATCAATTTTAGGGTCAATCACAATTAAACTTAATTGCTCTGGGATCAATACTGGTTCACTTTCGAGTTCAAAACAGTCAATTAGTAGGGCGTGATCTTCTTGGGCAAGCGCGCAGATCATTTGATCCATAATGCCGCAATCTTGCTGCATATATTTGCTTTCACCGCGCTGGGCTAATTGGGCAATAGCAGATGGGGATAAGTGCAATTGGCTGGCGTAACTAATGGCGGTGCCAAAAGCCACTTCTAATGCCGCAGATGACGATAACCCTGCACCTAATGGCACATTGCCCACAATGGCTAAATCTAATCCCTTGGCTTGTAAGCCAGAGTGATGCATTGCCTTGGTGACACCTTTTAAGTAGTTGGCCCAATCATGGTTAGAGCTAATGTCACCTTCTTCGCCAAATTGCCATTGTTTAATTTGCCCAGGAAAAGCGTCGGTTACCGCACGAAATAAATGGTCGTCACGATGTTTAACGGCAATCACAGTATGAAAGTTAATGGCAACTGGCAGTACTAAGCCTTCGTTATAATCCGTATGTTCACCAATAATATTCACCCGCCCTGGTGCTTGGTATAAATCATCTGCTTTTGTGCCAAAAGTCTGCACAAATAATTTGGTTGCACGTTGAGCTGGGATCGACATACTTCAAAAAATTCCGACAAAGAGTGAGCTAGTTAATATTCTGATTTATAACATGACTTAGCTATGACTGTAACTGAGATTTTTGATGTTGAACAAAATTAAAAATGCGCCCACAGAAACAACAACGCCTCGATGTTTATCGAGGCGTTAATTATTTACCTAAGCCAAATTGATGATCGACAGTTTAGGCTGGCGGAGTTGCCTTTTGCTGGTGGAGTTTAACTTCTTGTTTCTCAGCGCTGGGGTCCTGCTCTGGTGTCAGTAATTTATTGACAACATGATCAACAAAACCCGCACCCGCAGCTTGATAAAGATTGTAAGCACTATCAACACCAGCAGCGATTAACGCATCAGCATCTTCAGTGTATTGCACAATGGCACTGATTTTACCTTCATAGTTCAGCTTTTTAAGTTGCTCAACCGCAAACAGGTTACCCACGTGATTAGGGATAGCCAGTAACACCAATTCAAGATTGGGCGCTCGCTCAAGTTTTTCCCAAAAGTCGGTATCGCCAGCGTCACCAAGCACCACGTTTCGACCTTGACTGCGATGGTAATCGACTAATTCTTGTTTGTGTTCGATACCTAAAATTTCCCCATCAAAGCGATTACGTAATTCATCGTAAGCTCCACTACCAATTCGGCCCATACCAAAAATCAAAAAGCGGGGATTGCCAATTTTGATTTGACGATCTTCAGGGTGTAATGGGTGCTTTTCTAACTTCATTAAATTGCGATGAAAGCGCTGATAAATGCGGCCAACATTGGCATTTAAAGGCGCAGCAAATAAAAAACTAATACTTAATGCGACAGCAATAATGATTAACCAAGACGAAGGTAGCCAGCCTTTATAAGCGGCAACCGAGGCAACAATCAAACCAAACTCACTGTAGTTACCTAAATTGAACGAGGCCAGTAGCGAAGTACGCGAGCGTAACTTAAAGCGGGTTAGTAGGTAGATAAACATCGCTACTTTGACAGGAATGAGGACCACTAAAATACTGGCAAGACCAATATCAGACCATGTTGGTAAACCGTTTAAGCCAATAGTTAAGAAAAATGCGACTAAGAATAGCTCTTTAAAATAATAAATTGATTTAGCCAGTTCAGAGGCTTTAGCGTGGCCCGCTAATAAAATACCAATAATCAAGGCACCTAAATCGGGTTTTAAGCCCACAGTTTCAAATAACCATGCGCCAACCACTAATGCCATCACCAAACCAAATAACACCAGCATTTCGCTGTGGCCTACACGATCGAAAATTTTATAAATGAACGGTCTGGTAAACGGAAGCAATAATAGGCCTAACGCCCAAACTGATGGCATATCACCTTTGGAAATAGTTAAAAACACTACGGCGAAGATATCTTGCATAATCAAGATACCAATGGCGACCCGGCCGTATA
This Shewanella aestuarii DNA region includes the following protein-coding sequences:
- a CDS encoding aldose epimerase family protein encodes the protein MVRFSVLEPWQDPRGGEVERVRIDNGTIAIEVLSLGGIIRSLWVPNAKGERVNIVLGCDSVADYLEQPAYLGAIAGRYANRIANGKISHDGVEYQLSVNQASNCLHGGVEGFHRKQWQLGTTNDGVRLTLLSPDGDMGFPGNCKVQLDYRLVGSNLYVEMLATTDKACPISLTQHSYFNLDAGSSNTSHDIQVDAKHYLAMNEVGIPTAMLPSAASDLDLANTTSMSVQTERPALAATNGFDHCYVMDNADGELQRFGKLSSKQSGISMTVYTNQPGVQLYGANFLQGTVGKKQQVYANHQAVCIEPQMLPDSPNQPNLPGDAWLMAGGVYHHISRYEFSIE
- the galK gene encoding galactokinase, with the protein product MSIPAQRATKLFVQTFGTKADDLYQAPGRVNIIGEHTDYNEGLVLPVAINFHTVIAVKHRDDHLFRAVTDAFPGQIKQWQFGEEGDISSNHDWANYLKGVTKAMHHSGLQAKGLDLAIVGNVPLGAGLSSSAALEVAFGTAISYASQLHLSPSAIAQLAQRGESKYMQQDCGIMDQMICALAQEDHALLIDCFELESEPVLIPEQLSLIVIDPKIDRKAFIDQFEQRKQECAAMAELLGLDSLQDISLSYIDQYRNILSDVQLRRGRHVVTENIRASKAARALQENNIPRFSQLMAQSHQSLREDFDVIPAEVDILVDMIHQLVGERGGVRMSDGCVVALIDHDLNDAVINLVEQQYKAKTGLEATIHLCHASGGASRITK
- a CDS encoding cation:proton antiporter family protein codes for the protein MEPAILIITLLCGMLVSRIGLPPLIGYLAAGFVLFTFGIEDHSLPLLQQLADLGVTLLLFSIGLKLDLKSLFKAEVWATSSLHLVGSILFFLPILKLLGMIGIEQLDGYSLNQLLLIAFALSFSSTVFAVKVIEDNGDMKSLYGRVAIGILIMQDIFAVVFLTISKGDMPSVWALGLLLLPFTRPFIYKIFDRVGHSEMLVLFGLVMALVVGAWLFETVGLKPDLGALIIGILLAGHAKASELAKSIYYFKELFLVAFFLTIGLNGLPTWSDIGLASILVVLIPVKVAMFIYLLTRFKLRSRTSLLASFNLGNYSEFGLIVASVAAYKGWLPSSWLIIIAVALSISFLFAAPLNANVGRIYQRFHRNLMKLEKHPLHPEDRQIKIGNPRFLIFGMGRIGSGAYDELRNRFDGEILGIEHKQELVDYHRSQGRNVVLGDAGDTDFWEKLERAPNLELVLLAIPNHVGNLFAVEQLKKLNYEGKISAIVQYTEDADALIAAGVDSAYNLYQAAGAGFVDHVVNKLLTPEQDPSAEKQEVKLHQQKATPPA